Proteins encoded together in one Gigantopelta aegis isolate Gae_Host chromosome 8, Gae_host_genome, whole genome shotgun sequence window:
- the LOC121379873 gene encoding signal peptide, CUB and EGF-like domain-containing protein 2: MRCESRDRFRLDVNACVMCPPGTYYNISADDCLLCPNGYYNPISGWYSCTPCPFGTWTEGTGKTQATDCKGECSASLVSQTKFPPCSECPVNSYKSSSTQCTVCPTDRLAVSTEHPLLDKCKG, encoded by the exons ATGAGATGTGAATCTAGGGATAGATTCAGATTGGATGTTAATGCTTGTG tgATGTGTCCTCCTGGCACGTATTACAACATCAGTGCTGATGACTGTTTGTTGTGTCCCAATGGCTACTACAACCCCATCTCTGGCTGGTACTCTTGCACCCCCTGCCCCTTCGGAACGTGGACAGAAGGAACCGGGAAGACTCAAGCCACTGACTGCAAGG GTGAATGTTCAGCGTCTCTTGTGTCTCAGACGAAGTTTCCACCTTGTTCAGAATGTCCGGTGAACTCTTATAAATCAAGTAGTACACAATGTACAGTCTGTCCAACTGACCGGTTGGCTGTGAGCACGGAACACCCCTTGTTGGATAAATGCAAaggttaa